The Benincasa hispida cultivar B227 chromosome 9, ASM972705v1, whole genome shotgun sequence genome has a segment encoding these proteins:
- the LOC120084966 gene encoding uncharacterized protein LOC120084966, protein MGVVEAGVEAEAGVDGMELAIIDLHAKSVLNKAILPSIATDYSTETSFLDIHTGKVVLKGELSEGLYKLKAARAAGSTVKLHSPCLTKDGFATASVQPQPTVKTSLIHPPPPWHDQPSYCPPSQLITENHPTNSPALSHSPYPTPSRPLLSPLSSTSSTPSSSRSVTQSPA, encoded by the exons ATGGGCGTGGTAGAGGCAGGGGTAGAGGCAGAGGCAGGGGTTGATGGAATGGAGCTAGCAATAATAGACCTACATGCCAAATCTGTTTTAAACAAGGCCATACTGCCCTCAATTGCTACAGATTACTCAACAGAAACTTCATTCCTG GATATCCATACGGGCAAGGTGGTGTTGAAGGGGGAACTCAGTGAAGGGTTATATAAGTTGAAAGCAGCAAGAGCTGCTGGCAGTACAGTGAAGTTGCATAGTCCCTGCTTAACAAAGGATG gTTTTGCAACAGCATCAGTGCAACCCCAACCCACTGTCAAAACATCACTTATTCATCCACCACCACCTTGGCATGATCAACCATCCTATTGTCCACCTTCACAACTCATAACTGAAAATCACCCAACAAATTCTCCAGCTTTATCACACAGCCCTTATCCAACTCCCTCAAGACCTCTACTAAGCCCACTTTCTTCTACTTCGTCCACCCCGTCCTCATCTAGATCAGTAACCCAATCTCCAGCCTAA